One candidate division WOR-3 bacterium genomic window carries:
- a CDS encoding HD domain-containing protein — protein sequence MSIYESGKRIVSLFYALIKAVQVYDLNNDVVQNSAKRLIDYINTLLTLHSHIELVRYRDYVFFNKQRLRFEIDGYASLQFVHDKLKILNIRSLTIIPGIEKNEIILFASIFKENQELFSRQFSSKRFQHISVDFSTGEDEIPDFLKNGEKLKRTYFKALKVTRNLMHNLWTNQPVDVRHSRRIVYGLIDSLSRDEFGLIALTAIKNFDEYTYNHSLNVGILSLALGQRLGIKKKDLADLGTAGLLHDIGKVEIPKELIYKSGRLTDREWNILKLHSDFGVKQILKTRGLDDTGLVSMTVSYQHHWNFDGTGYPEHDPANKPVLFSRIVRICDSYDAMTTPRIYQPVPYLPPIAVRVIWKLRQKCFDPTLVKIFVQLLGVYPVGSCLKLSSGETGLVIRQNQGSPELPILKIIIDKDQKKIDGRIVDLTVEKELKIITPIYAQKYGINPSEYFV from the coding sequence ATGAGTATATACGAATCAGGAAAACGCATCGTTTCACTTTTTTATGCCTTGATAAAGGCGGTTCAGGTCTATGACCTCAACAACGACGTCGTCCAGAACAGTGCCAAGCGGTTGATCGACTACATCAATACCCTTCTGACTCTCCACTCCCATATTGAACTGGTCAGATACAGGGATTATGTCTTTTTCAACAAACAGAGATTAAGATTCGAGATAGACGGATATGCAAGCCTGCAGTTCGTCCATGACAAACTGAAAATTTTGAACATAAGGTCATTGACCATAATCCCGGGGATTGAAAAGAACGAAATCATTCTCTTCGCCTCGATCTTCAAAGAAAATCAAGAACTCTTTTCCCGACAATTCTCTTCAAAGAGGTTTCAGCACATCAGTGTTGATTTCTCCACCGGTGAGGACGAGATACCGGACTTTCTTAAGAACGGCGAAAAATTAAAAAGAACCTATTTCAAGGCGTTGAAGGTAACGAGAAACCTGATGCACAATCTCTGGACGAACCAACCCGTTGATGTCCGACACTCCCGCCGTATTGTCTATGGCCTGATCGATTCCCTGTCGCGTGATGAATTCGGGCTCATCGCCTTGACCGCGATAAAGAATTTTGATGAATATACTTACAATCATTCTTTGAATGTCGGAATCTTATCCCTTGCCCTGGGACAGAGACTCGGTATCAAAAAGAAAGACCTGGCTGATCTGGGAACCGCGGGCCTTCTCCATGATATCGGGAAAGTCGAAATCCCGAAAGAATTAATTTATAAGTCAGGACGCTTGACCGATCGGGAATGGAACATCCTTAAATTACACTCGGACTTCGGTGTCAAACAGATTTTGAAGACCAGGGGGCTTGATGACACCGGCCTGGTCTCGATGACCGTCTCTTATCAACATCACTGGAACTTCGACGGCACCGGCTATCCTGAACATGACCCCGCCAATAAACCGGTTCTCTTCTCGAGAATCGTAAGGATCTGCGATTCATACGATGCAATGACCACTCCGCGGATATACCAGCCTGTCCCCTATCTGCCTCCGATTGCGGTAAGGGTCATCTGGAAACTGCGACAGAAATGTTTCGATCCGACCCTGGTCAAGATCTTTGTTCAGCTTCTGGGAGTGTATCCTGTAGGCAGCTGTTTGAAACTCAGCAGCGGCGAAACAGGATTGGTCATCAGACAGAACCAGGGAAGTCCTGAACTTCCCATATTGAAGATAATCATCGATAAAGATCAAAAGAAGATCGACGGTAGAATCGTCGACCTTACGGTTGAAAAAGAGTTGAAGATAATAACTCCGATATATGCACAAAAATACGGTATAAACCCCTCTGAATATTTTGTTTAA
- the folP gene encoding dihydropteroate synthase: protein MYIVRQLILNKAELVLKELKQLGVDPEAYQIFIRKAEHRIIKLEGLSCAQANVLKQTALICGADLAIPKTAYYGGRSRKVCAVLFANLREIEKIRRRLQEQPWLRNIAKELETLLKQRTPLFLKIGREKFEFKRTYIMGVINVTPDSFYNGSRYTIREIVEKVVVEMEQEGADFIDIGAESSRPGAPPVDKKEELERLKKVLPFAVKKTKLPISIDTYKADVASFAIDAGARIINDISGLGFDKGMAKVVARNKVGLVIMHIKGKPRTMQMNPQYKDLMGEIYDYLKKRIEFALEKGIDENRIIIDPGLGFGKRLDDNYEIINRLYELTSLNRPILVGHSRKSFIGKPFNISPEQRLEGSLAVEALLIQNGASILRVHDVFEAKKAALLVDRIKE from the coding sequence ATGTATATTGTGAGACAATTGATATTAAACAAAGCGGAACTGGTATTAAAAGAATTAAAACAGCTCGGCGTGGATCCCGAAGCATATCAGATATTCATACGAAAAGCAGAACACAGGATTATAAAACTCGAAGGTCTCTCCTGCGCCCAGGCGAATGTATTGAAACAGACGGCACTCATCTGTGGCGCAGATCTGGCAATCCCGAAGACCGCATATTACGGCGGCAGATCAAGAAAGGTCTGCGCGGTTCTCTTCGCCAATCTGCGGGAGATCGAAAAGATCAGAAGACGCCTCCAGGAACAGCCGTGGCTGCGGAACATAGCAAAAGAACTGGAAACACTCCTTAAGCAAAGGACTCCTCTCTTTTTAAAGATAGGAAGAGAGAAATTTGAATTCAAACGTACATATATTATGGGGGTAATAAACGTCACCCCGGATTCATTTTACAACGGGAGCCGCTACACGATCAGAGAGATAGTGGAAAAGGTGGTGGTCGAAATGGAACAGGAAGGAGCTGATTTTATCGACATCGGTGCGGAATCATCAAGACCCGGTGCACCACCTGTTGATAAGAAAGAAGAACTCGAACGGCTGAAAAAGGTTCTTCCCTTCGCCGTCAAAAAGACGAAACTGCCGATTTCCATTGATACCTACAAGGCAGACGTCGCATCATTCGCGATCGACGCCGGTGCCAGAATAATAAACGACATATCAGGGCTCGGCTTTGACAAAGGAATGGCGAAGGTCGTCGCCAGAAACAAAGTGGGATTGGTCATTATGCACATCAAAGGAAAACCAAGAACAATGCAGATGAATCCTCAATATAAAGATTTAATGGGAGAAATATACGATTATTTGAAAAAAAGAATTGAGTTCGCATTAGAAAAAGGTATTGATGAAAACCGCATCATAATCGACCCGGGACTCGGTTTCGGCAAAAGGCTGGATGATAATTATGAGATCATCAACCGTCTTTATGAATTGACCTCCCTGAACAGACCGATCCTTGTAGGCCACTCGCGTAAATCATTTATCGGCAAGCCCTTTAACATCTCACCTGAACAACGCCTGGAAGGCTCCCTTGCAGTTGAAGCCCTCCTGATTCAAAACGGTGCTTCGATCCTCAGGGTACATGATGTTTTCGAAGCCAAGAAAGCGGCTTTGCTGGTGGACAGGATAAAAGAATGA